gattttgtgggatgataattgattgaataataattatttaagaaatgatttaatttcaaatcaaagaaatttgtaatttttgaaatgttTTCAATGTATTTTTTCCTTTTGATTGGATTTAATGGtaattttctattatttacaatatgGAATAATGatctattaaaattttcatattttataattttattattaataattggtaaAACTAAATCGAATAGGTATTGATAACCATTATGTTTATCAGttggtaatgatttaaataataggtctaaataaagttttaaagaTTCTTCTTGATGATTCTCTTCATTGCCACCAAGGTACATTTCACCAATGTTTATCATGAATGTTACCATCTTCTCAAAACCTAAATCAACCGCTTCAAGTAATCTCATTTTGTCGAATCCAAAAGCAACTAAATAAAATCCAAACAATTCTAAATTTTCATTCATAACTTTACATCTAAAGAAATCTATATTAATCAATTGAGAATTCAATAAAAgatgattattaaaatcagaTTCTTTATCTCTAATACatttatatttgaatataatattattcttCATTTTATccaatgataaattatttctatttaataattctaaaacaTAATCTGAATAATATGGACCATTAACTGTAACTGAtgatttttgattaattgtaaataattcatCTGATACAACTTTTTCAACCATAACCTTATATAATGGTAACATTAAATCATCAGTACCATTAAATATACTAATatcaatttctaaatttcttaatgtattaattgaaattttaaatccataaatttcaattattgataattgtatattattattattacaatttgtTGTAGTTGCAGTTGGTGtccaaataaattttgataaaattaattttaatatttctaaattattCATTCTAATAGTTGTATTTATTAGACGTGAGAAATTGAAACCATtacaatttgaaattgtatttttaaagaaagaaTATTGTCttggttttggtttatcTTGTGTTTGAGGATTACAAAgttctaaatttttaaaaattctatcAGGTAAAAGACTAAAGAATGcagaaattaattgattatttgattgagttttattaattgattcaatgatattattgaaaataaaagtgTCTGTAAACTCTTTGAAAAAGGTTAttctatattttaaattaccattttcatcaaattcaaataaataattaaacatttTCATTGACATTTCTGTTGTTgcttttttaaagaaattttcaATCCAATCAGTTTTACATTCTTCATATATTCCTCCTACTCCTCCTCCTACTccttctttttcaattatattatttatattggtttcttttaaaatatattctaAAATCTCTACATTAAcaccattttcaataattaaaatttgaatatatttatttatagtttttgcatttaattcttttaattttattgaaaatgtattaataaattctataaatgttgataaatctaaatctttccattctaataataattcaaaatctttggaattaaattcaacataatatttataaatatcatttatttcaatattatcattattattatcattattattattattattattattattattattattattattattattattattattattattattattattattattattattatttaaattatttgaattattattattaataaattttgaaaaaagatttaatttttctattAACAGTTGTTTATTTcttgtttttattataaagtCCAGTGGAGCATCATAAAAACTATATCTTatgtattttaattttttattggaaattttaatttcatgaaaaatttttatccttagatatttatttctatatatgattaaaaatagatcTGTTTTATTACTCATTCttataccaaaaaaaaaaataaaaaaaaataaaaataaaaaaaaactaaaaataaaaaaaaaaataaaaaaaaaaaaaaaaaaaaaaaaaaaaaaaaaaattaattttctaaCCAAAGttgagaaaaaaataaaaaaaaaaatttggctACCAATCAATCACGTGTAATCACTTTCGGAATTAATTTacaataaaatgatttttcattatcttcacTAGTgcaatcaaatttttttttttttaaaaagttcaaaatattttttttatattttattttttttttttttttatttttgatatgATTATTACAAAAAACAGAAATTCATTTACAAgttggatattttttttaaggtttatcgttatttttttttttttttttttttttttgttttttttttttttttttttttttttctattttttttatttagatttctaaaaataaaaaatgaaagtattattttattgttgtatattattattatttgctaatttattaatattggttactagtgtaaaattaaaagatggcGAATGTGTGTATAtctctttattttattttattatttttttatatcatttttattaattaattttttttttttttaatataaagatgtttgttcttttaatttattttcaaaactaCATATGTTGGGGAATGTAGCTACTGTGGGtgattattatgatttttgTAATTCAGGTAGATTGACTTGTAGTAATGATACTGCCACATATTTGTAagattatatttatttttattttatttatttttatttatttttattgatttatttatatttatttatttattattattttattattttttttataccttaggaatttaaatacaaattttACTTCAATTGTTTATGATGACATATCATGTTATACAAGTTTGAGTAATTTGGACTTTACAAATGTAATTTTAACTCCAAATATTATTGGAACTCCACCTCAAGTTGGTGTTACatcatataaaattaatttttatagttGCTATGATTTAGGTTTTTATGATGTAATATCTCTTCCAACAAGAGAAGttcatattttaaatttaatagaaccattaaaaacaaatataacattatcatcactatctttagtaaataatattgaaatgtATGAATACTATAGCCCACTtaaatcttttcttttcccatatattataaatgatttaaaacaCAATATTCCACTTAATGTTATGTTTTTATATGTTTCAAACGTACCAAATTTTACATATATAAACCCATCAAATATGTaagtataaaaaataaattttaaaaataaaaataaaaataaaaataaaataaataaataataataaattaataaataaataaataaatattagaCAAATTACATTAGGTCATGGGTTTGATAGAGAatcacttttaaattttgaagatttaaCACACATCAACAGATCTTTTTCTCTTATGTTCAAAGTTTTAGATGGGTCAATTCAATTCCCTTTCAAAAAGGCAAAAAATTGTCTATCAATGtttgttttcttttaattatatattcattgtttttctttttataattttaaatttattaattaaattaaaatttaataggTCAATAACTACATACTTTGATACACCAAATGATTATATTGATATGAGCAACATTGAAACTCAATTAATACAATTTTCAAATGTGTCATCTTCATTTTCGGTCAATGGAAATCTaccatttaaaaactttaatttaaaaacaaaatcattgtaaggattctttttttttttttttgttttttaaaaaaaaaaaaaaaaaaaaaaaaaactaatcaatcctttttttatttattttttattagtaagttcaataatggtaaattgaattcaataccattttttcaatatttaactattttagatttagcagaaaatcaaataaattcagCACTTGGTAAAATGGGTGATTATGGTTCATTTAATACAttgtaaactttttttttttaaattttatttttttttttttttatttataaatctaacaatgtttttttttttattattattaataaaatagattactttcaaaaaataatttaacaggCACACTTGATCAATCGTATTGTTCTTTATCTACATTTGATTTCTCAAATAATTCACTATCTGGTCCCATTCCATTATGTTTTGCTTGTTTTTTACCATATTCAGAATTAGCatcttcaaaattaaaaactaaattaattggaaataattttgatagtTACACACCTCCATCTTGTAAGAATTTCTatgatatattaattttaaaatcttatttatattaatattgatttttttaattttattttttaaatagtcTGTAATATtataccaaatttaaaatcaaatggaAATAATCAATACATATTATATGGAGATTATGTTGGTACAAGTTTAACTACAATAACTTCAACCTCTATATATTGGACATTTAAAAACTATACTTATTTTACAGGTACTTTAAGTGGAACTGCTCCATTAGTTTTTAATATAACCTATAGTGAGATTggaaaatcattttttttatttacaaccCCAACACCGCCAAATGTAACATATGTTGAACAAACAAATGATTCACCTAATCATTTCCAATTTATTGGTACTTATTTTAACTATAATATATCCACtatagaaattaaaattggtgataGAATTTGTAATGTACAATCTTCaacattttatcaaattaattGCTACGTTGATAATGCATTCGcttcaaatgaaaaagatttaataacTAGAATTAAAGTTGGTGAACAAATTTCACAAATTACTATAACCCCATATCAAAACAATACTATAATACCATGTGATAGTGATTGTAGTAATGGTATTTGCTATACTAATAATGGTACATGTATTGGGTGTCCttcaaattgtaataatggtaaatgCAATCCTACACTTGGTAAATGTGTTTGTAATTCAGATTATATTGGTTCAGATTGTTCAATTCCATTACAATATCTAACATCAATTGTaccaattatttcaaattcagAAGGAACAGTTCAattatttggtttatttggtAATGTTAATGATGGTATCTCTATTGAGATTGGTGGAAGAAATTgtaatattacttttattaatagTCAAACTATTAATTGTACATTAAATGGAGGTAGTGGTTTAGTATCTGTAAATGTTACACAAAATGGTTATACTTGgtttaaaaagaattatttcaattatataattcCAATTCAAAATTGTCCAAACAATTGTAATTCTGATAAAACATCTgctagtggtggtggtggtactTGTGATACAAATATTGGACAATGTATTTGTAAAAATGGATTTGTTGGTATTGATTGTTCACCACAAGCTCAAGAAACTATAAttccaatttcaaattcttcagTGAATTTAACAACAGGAGtttcaaaaattacaaatgaaCAAAccaattttgaaattaaagttaTAGCATTATtagaaattgatttaaatggtaatacAGTTTTAAATCATCCACTTGTAAATAATTGGaatattgatgaaaatgaatcaaCAAAACAAGGTCAATATGCATTTTCTCAATTATTagatacaaataaaaattgtaaagTAGTTACAATTATTGAAGAAGTTTCAAAGGATACTCAATATTCATTTGCAGGTGTTAATTTCTTAGTATTtgcaaattctttaaaattaactatatcaattaataacTATACCTTTATTAgttcattaaattcattacaaCTTCAAATTGAATCATTGGTTAGTAttttaccaacaacaactactacaaataaagaaaatagttgtaaaaatgatgaatcatcatcaaatactACAAGTATTGATACATCTGGAATTACAACAGATACaatattgaattatattacaattgaaaaaaataataaaatctttaCAGGTAGAttcataaataaattattatcagatGGTAGACCAACATTTTTCTCATCCCAAGTagtaaatagaaataatgaaTCCTTAATAATTGGTTTAGATCTTTCTCATTGTTCGAATTGTGTTATTGACCCAGATTTCTCAGTATTGGTTTCAAGTTcatttaaaacaacaacgacaacaGATTGTGAgataaacaacaaaaataattggaAAATCCCTGTTGCTGTAGTAATTAGTGTTGTTGGATTTTCAATGattgttttaatatcaatgataatttttaagaaaCATAGAACTCTTATAAAAGTTAAAGTTTTAACAgcaattaaattaacaaaaagataaaatgatttgtgtcaatacaaaaaaaaaaaaaaataaaaaaaaaaataataatgataagtTTTCCAGTTTTTATggaatt
This region of Dictyostelium discoideum AX4 chromosome 3 chromosome, whole genome shotgun sequence genomic DNA includes:
- a CDS encoding hypothetical protein (Similar to Strongylocentrotus purpuratus (Purple sea urchin). Fibropellin I (Epidermal growth factor-related protein 1) (UEGF-1)) encodes the protein MKVLFYCCILLLFANLLILVTSVKLKDGEYVCSFNLFSKLHMLGNVATVGDYYDFCNSGRLTCSNDTATYLNLNTNFTSIVYDDISCYTSLSNLDFTNVILTPNIIGTPPQVGVTSYKINFYSCYDLGFYDVISLPTREVHILNLIEPLKTNITLSSLSLVNNIEMYEYYSPLKSFLFPYIINDLKHNIPLNVMFLYVSNVPNFTYINPSNIQITLGHGFDRESLLNFEDLTHINRSFSLMFKVLDGSIQFPFKKAKNCLSMSITTYFDTPNDYIDMSNIETQLIQFSNVSSSFSVNGNLPFKNFNLKTKSFKFNNGKLNSIPFFQYLTILDLAENQINSALGKMGDYGSFNTLLLSKNNLTGTLDQSYCSLSTFDFSNNSLSGPIPLCFACFLPYSELASSKLKTKLIGNNFDSYTPPSFCNIIPNLKSNGNNQYILYGDYVGTSLTTITSTSIYWTFKNYTYFTGTLSGTAPLVFNITYSEIGKSFFLFTTPTPPNVTYVEQTNDSPNHFQFIGTYFNYNISTIEIKIGDRICNVQSSTFYQINCYVDNAFASNEKDLITRIKVGEQISQITITPYQNNTIIPCDSDCSNGICYTNNGTCIGCPSNCNNGKCNPTLGKCVCNSDYIGSDCSIPLQYLTSIVPIISNSEGTVQLFGLFGNVNDGISIEIGGRNCNITFINSQTINCTLNGGSGLVSVNVTQNGYTWFKKNYFNYIIPIQNCPNNCNSDKTSASGGGGTCDTNIGQCICKNGFVGIDCSPQAQETIIPISNSSVNLTTGVSKITNEQTNFEIKVIALLEIDLNGNTVLNHPLVNNWNIDENESTKQGQYAFSQLLDTNKNCKVVTIIEEVSKDTQYSFAGVNFLVFANSLKLTISINNYTFISSLNSLQLQIESLVSILPTTTTTNKENSCKNDESSSNTTSIDTSGITTDTILNYITIEKNNKIFTGRFINKLLSDGRPTFFSSQVVNRNNESLIIGLDLSHCSNCVIDPDFSVLVSSSFKTTTTTDCEINNKNNWKIPVAVVISVVGFSMIVLISMIIFKKHRTLIKVKVLTAIKLTKR